Sequence from the Scyliorhinus canicula chromosome 7, sScyCan1.1, whole genome shotgun sequence genome:
acccCGGGCTCAtccaccatcccctcctggtccggctcctcctcctcagacgaggccctATGTCCCTCCTCCTCGAGCACAGGGGACCAAAGCCAAGTAGagaaggtggtgagggagggggttacTGGGAGCCTTCCCAAGCTTgccgggagggggttggtggtggggaggggtgttcaATTTTTGGACCTCCTTCTTTCttctgaatggggggggggggggggggggggggggatatcgatGTTGCTGGACAAAATGGCACCCGATCTGTAAGGAACCTCTTAGTGCGGCCTTGGTGGGGAGAATCTCCCTGAAaccaaaagaaatggcaaagtgctgttgaatatcaGGGTATTTCTTGGTGAATACCCCGCTGAACGTGCCTGACAGTGCACTTTAACTTCAGTGCGTCAAATACGCCCCTAGATAGACTTTATAAGGTTGAACTCGCCATTAAATAAACACTTCCATTTATTGTACAACAattgtttatatttttattttttactttTATCGATTGTGTACTTTGACAATTATGTTGTGTATAATTTAGTATTTTGGATATAAAGTTAACAAAAATGAGCTCCTTTTAGAGTGACATGCAGTGACTACGTTTTTGaagaattttctttttccaagCATTTGTCTGATGTGAGAAGGACATCTTGGAAACCCTCTTGAAACATTGTGCAAGATGCGTGTTTGGAAACCCTCTTGAAACATTGTGCAAGATGCGTGTTTGGATGTCACCAAACATGAAACATTTGTTAAAATATTAATGCAACCAGCCCTGGAGGGACTGTTGCTCATCATTTTCTCcctgtctttttttttctctatttCATTTCTGCCCACTCTTGATATTCCCTGGGGTAGCTGTTACCATAGCAGGAGCCAGGCTGTCTCAGTTTCAGAGTTCTCCTGAAGCTACTTTGCTGATGTAATTGCCTGTGATAATTATGCCATATTGCATGAGAAAATTGTACCATGTAAAAATTACAGCTCCATCTCCCCGCATTTTCAGCTATCAAGTGAAATGCTTCGAACAGCTACAAAATGTCACAAAACCAAGCCCTCCCTTTTTTGAGGACATGGGAAGCAGCTGGTGGCACATTATTTCTGATCCTGAAGACAAATATATATTCATATTTGGAAAATATTCAGAAGTGATAAAACCAGATTTGGGAAATATGTGTGTCATCTCGTTTTATCTCTGATACTCCCTGAAGAATGAGTGTATGTTTACAGAGCCCAGCTTTTTTGTTGGAACTTATTGCTTTCATGAAACCATGGCTTGGTTTCTCTGGCCCctcccactggtgggatcttccggtcctgccaaagTGCTTTTTCCGAGTCAGTTCAGgtttaatgggccgaatgacctccttttctgcactgtagaaattctatgattctattctatgaattacTTCAGGTGTTCCATAAGGGGGTGcataaatgaaattaaaattgtgtGGGATACTCTGGGGGTTATTATAGCTGAGCCATCAGAGGTTCAGGGAAACTAGAAATACTGGCTCAGATATAAATTGGAGAGTCTGCAGCTGGGTCATTTTACAGTAGTTTTGTGAGTGAAGCCCCTCGAAAATGTGAATGTGTAAAGGGTGCCAGTTGTAAGTTTTAACGAAGGAAGAAAGTGGTCCAAAAATTAAACAATTTAAGTCCAGTccttgttgtaatgtagaaaacaggACAGCAGATTTATGCATGGCCAGGTCCCACAACCAGTAAAGTGAAAAGGGCTGTAAAATTTGCTTTTAAAGATGTTGTTTgggtgataaatattggccaggacatttgagagagatgtggggcgggattctccgaccccccgccgggcggcgaagtccttttggccccggctggcgtggcgccaaaggctgttcacgccagccggtggagtgggaaccactccggcgcggccctagcccctcaatgtgagggcttggcccctaaaggtgcggagacttctgcacctttgggacggcccgacgccggagtagttcacaccactccaacacgctgggacccccgccccaccgggttggggagaatcccggccgtggtctGTTTTTCGTCTAAAGTGCCATGGTTTTGCAACAAACTGAGAGTGCCTTGGTTTCATCCAAACACAGCACCTCTGAGTGTGCAGTGCTGAGTTTCAGCATAGATTAGCGGCTCTGATGTGGGACTTACAAACAACCTTGACTCAAAGGCATGCTAACCACAGAGCCATGGCTGACAGTTTGAATATCTGCCTTGCCAAAATCTGCAGTGCATGGTAAGGAATGAAAGAGTTGTGTTTGGCATGGGCAAGCAgtaaaaaaaacaggttaaaatgTGTGCATGTTTGGTTTATCTGTCAGGTAAATTATAATTCCACAGTGATTGCTTGCTTAAGTTGCTCCATATTCTTTAGAACCTACTCCTAACTCATGTCAGTACCAGACACAGAATTAATCCCATGCACTCGTCTGAAATCCTTAGCCTTTTCACTCCTCACCCACAAACTGAGAACAGCCCTGCCTCTCGATAGTGCTGGCTGATTGCAAACGTCATCAACTGCGAACTGGTACCTGACTCAggtgctgaagtcccaggtttcaACCTTCAATGGAAAATGTGGACAACCCTCAAACACATGAGGACAGGTCAGGGAAGATGCGGCCACTTGCTTCACAAGTGGAACAGCTCAAATCGTGACCGTGGCCATCCAAATCGGACCATTACCCATATACTGTAATGAAGTTCTGCTCTCAGACATCCATTCCTGGTAGTGTCACAACCTTTCACACTGTGCCAACTGAGGGGAGGCAGGAAAACATTCTtgtatctacctcctccagcagcacccCTCTCCCTTAATTAACTATCAAAAGGGAAGCTCAAAGACCTTTTCATTACTTTATCACAAATATCATCAGTTTTCTGCTGCACATATATTTTGTTTTCCTTTAGCTTCTGTCAATCACTTTTTTTATTGGCCCCGAGGGCCTTTGGAAATGtcaaaaaacaaatttaaaatggcAGCCTCACAGCGAAATGACAAAGATGGACTGGGAGCTAATTAAGTATAACTAAATTAAGTAAATTGTATAAAGTTGGCCCAGCATGATATCAGCAAGTGCTGATATGTTGCCACTTGTTGAAGAATTCAAAGTTATGGGCTATAATTTTGGTTGTTAATTAAACCATTAAGGGATTCAAGAAAACATCTTTACTCAGATAGTAATGAAAATGTGGAACTACCTATTACATTTAGTGATGTGAATAACAGGTGCACACAAGAGAAGACTAGATAAATacatgagagagaaaaaaaactagGAGAATATGTTGATGGAATTAGATGATATAAAGGATGGGGTACAGCATAAATGCAGGTATTGATcttttgggctgaatggcctttgctTGTGCTgtgaaattctatgtaaatcggTGCAATCACATTGTTCTAAGATTTTTGTGCCCATATTAGAATGTTTCCCTCATGCTTGACTCTTAAAGAAGCACATATAATGTGAACTTGCTTCTTTGCTCGACAAACGCCACCCAACAATAAAAAAAACCTTAACAATTAATGAACACAATTGAAAACCTTCATAAGTATTGCAAACAAAATAGTTTGCCAAAGTCAGTGTGATAGGAAATCAGGCTTACTGATTGGAAAAGAAACTCAGAGGTGAAGCcgggagggttatggggatccTTTCGCTATCCACCCTGGTAAAATGAAATAGGTGAAGTGGATGAATGGTTAGAGATGAAATGAGTGAAAACAAAGCACAAAGCATGCatgttttgagttgggtgttgACAGAGTTTGAGATAGGGTTACTACTGGGAATGAAGGGTGGTAGGATAGGGAATGGTGACTGGGAAAGTGAAGGAGAGCTGTATATGATGGGGAGAAAGCATGAGTGATAAGAGAATGGGAACAAAGTTGCTGAAGATAACATTtgccaccgctccccccccccccccccccccccccccaccccaccccacagccacATAAGTAGCCTGAAGCTATTGGTGGCTCCTTTGCCTGCCACACTACATATGTCCATCGCTTCCTACCAGAAAGGAAAGGAGAAAACTAAGGGCAGAGGAGCAAGAGAGCAAATTGAGATCGAAAGGAGTTAAGGGAAGAGAAGCAAAAGAAAAGGTAAAAAACAGACAGCGGCAGAAGCAGAAGAGAAGAGACAGGATTTAGCAACATGAAGACATTCGAGACAGGTGAATGAGTGACCAGATTATACAATTTACTACCTGCAACACAATAAGCTAAGAATTCAAACGCATACCGTAAAGTGACACTGCATCATTTTATTGCAAAATGATTGTCATACCTTGGCTGCTGATTGACTTCTACATGTTGAGAATGGACTTGCCATAAATGAATGTCAAAGAATATAGCAATGCAAGAAAAGACAATCAAAATAAATAGCAGTGCAAGTACTTCTGGattatattgtgtattttattTCGTAACCACATGTAGCACACTACAACAATTTTGAACTGACATTAAAATGCACGTTATGGAACCTAAAATGGGTGGGCAAGAATCTTCAGGGTGATCATCCTCCTGTGACTTTTAACTGTGAGATAGAAGAGATTTGTTAACATCCCCCTAAAAAGCCCAAAGAATTCAAATACAAACACGTCAATAAATAGCAAGATCTAATCAAGTGATTAAAAACATGCCACCTTCAAGTACAGTTAGTAGATGAAAGTACCTAGCACCATTTACGGTCTTACCCTGACTCTAGTTTCAAGTCCGATAGGCAAATATACAAACTGTCAGAGTTCGAGGTGAAATGGCACATAATCAAATGAGATGATAGCAAAGTACAGTGTTACAGATTAAAGGTTATGTACCAGCTTGCCGAACACAATCTCTTGAAAGGAAATGGGGCAAGATTTATCTGGCCGTTCACGcgcaggtttcctggtggcggGGTGTGAATTCAATGGCAACcccgttgacaatggtgggaccagaagatccaagAGCGGACTGCCTCCCACCGCCTCCCGCTACCACGAAACCCACGGCCGGtgggtcggtaaatcccaccttAGGTATTTACAAAGTAATTTTCAAAGTCAGATACTCCACACCAAACAAACGATCCGTAACTTAAACAGCTTTATATTTGGCAAACCATTTCTACTCAGCACAGCTACAGCAGTAATAAGACAAAAATTCAGCTGGATAATTTAGGAATTTCTCACACATACAATTAACCATTTACTTTTTGCGGGGAGACTAATTTCACCAAAAGTGTTGCTTACTTACATGGAAGTTTTCCCCCTCTTTAGTGAGCATAAGATATAGAAAGAGTTTGTTTAATCTGACAGCTGTACTATACAATGTTACCAATGATGTTTTCTATTTATAGATGGAACTTACTCCATGTATTAACAAGTTCAACCCACAACATCAACTGCCAAATAGATAGGCCTGTTGAAGGCCTAGATATTTTTATGCTCTCTAAAGATAAAAAGGCCTAATGGACAGCAACAGGTCATAATTAAGCTGTGATACTTCCACAGAATAATTAATTGGCATTCACTTATATATTTGTTAAATTATTAAGTTAACGATAACTTTAAATATAACCATTACGAAATAAGAgaacatttaaataataaaaagtttattttaaaatatatttttaacatATCTGTTCAGATATATGGTTGAGAAACAGTTAGTCACCTTTATCTATTTGATTTGATGAATTTGACCTGAATTACATAAATTATTGGCATAAATCATTATTTGCATCAGAGATGTTCAGTTTGTCTTCAAATGGCTGAAAATTCTAACAACGGCAGCATGCTAGGGATAAATTAAAGAATAACCTCCTTCAAATGTGGGGATTAAGAAAGCAGCTGCAATGACTATACTGTAATATAACCCTTCAAAAACTGGCAATGCTCGTGTACCCATAATAATATCAATAAAAACCCAATGGTAAATTACATATGGGATATAAAACATTAATTCATTGGTAAACCTTTTTTAATTGTAGGTTGAATCTGTTAATCAATATAATGCATCTATATATACACATGTTAAAATACATTGGCAGATTATGATGTCAATAACAATTAATACTCTGAATGTTTTAAATATCATTAGATTATTGATATTTTGCTGATTTTTGCCTGCTTACAACTTTCTGTATTGCACATGAAATAAGAACCAATAATCTGAATGCAAAAAAGCATGAACTATTATATAGAAGTACTGAATTCAGAAACAAAATTTGTATCTTGATAGCCAGGATATTATTATTAGATTCGTTCCAGGGTGGTCTTCACAAAGTGATAGAAAGACGATTAGCCAGAAAGTTCCTCTCGTAGCACCTTGTTCCTACGGACCTCAGCTGCATGCCTTTCCTATCGCACAAAATGCACAAATTATAGAAGACAGCATACCAAAACAACTCATCTTAAAAATGAAATTCTTTCATTGTCATCAGTTTCTATTCGTTTTAAGCACATGCGCCCAGTTTGAGACAAACGTGAAATTAGGATGCAGAATCTTTCTCCGTTTGGTGCAGTCGATGGGTTATCCGATTTGTTTGATAATCCAAAAAAGATCTCATAAAAAATGGTCAGACGAGCTTCACTGTTCCCAACGGCCTGGAATAAGAAGTGTTCTGCTCTGCAGGTATTTAAAATTAGCTTTGTGGATTCCTGAAGGTGCGCAAGGTCTTTAGATTTCTGTTGAATGTGAATACTGTATTCTATGATTTTCCATTATTATCAATCCATTTGTTTCtgttttcaatttaaaaaaaaatctgtaatCACTTTTGAAAGTTGGAATAAGGATAACCAGAAACATGCCAATAACTGCTGGTGGTCACTAGGAGTGTGTCTGTCCAGGAGAGGTCACCAAAAATGGCTCAATGTCTGCCTGGGGACCCCCTCACAGAAAGATTTGGAAGCTGCCACCTGTGATACGGTAAGGGTCATGAAAAAATATCATCCTGAGTGGACTGGTTTATTTGAATTGCACACTAAGTTGGCATTCTCTAATTGGGTTGCTATCAACAACAATTTAAAGAAAATTAATTATAAAAGATCATTTTATTTTAGTGCATGAGTATTGCAGAGACTTTACTTGTTGTTAAACAACATGATgtgaaattctccccgtgtctgtgtgggtctcactcccacaacccaaagatgtgcagggtaggtggattggccacgctcaattgccacataattggaaaaaaagaattgggtactttaaattttttttaaaacaatatggCGTGAGACAAAATTTTTCAGATAAAGTACAAACAAAGCAGTTTGAGAAAACGTTAAAGTTTTGATTGTTATTTGATTATTCATTTTGCAGTTTAGCGGTCTTTTCTGAGTCAGAGTCTATGGTCAGAGCTATAACCCCTAACACCTTACTGTGGTTCCATTTTTGATGTTAATTATGGGTGTTGCTTGTCTGAGATTGCATGATTGATGCACAGCTCCTAATGGTAATAGGTACTTCAGCACAAACTGCAGCAAGCAGAGAacatttacattaaaaaaatcatttatagTTTTGCTGCATACTACGTGTAAATGTATTTCGAGAAATTCTTCATTCCTCAATCTATTCACTGGGTGACTTGATGACCCAACTCATCCACTAATACAATGCAACAGTGGGTTGTACTGACTGGAATTAAAcacagacatatatatatatataaaataactCAGCATTATGTACTAAATTAATGTCTTAAGAATATGGCAAAATATCATTTCAACTGAATATGTCAACTTTTTCATACTTTTTTCCATGGCTTCATAGTTAGATGCGAGACCCTTATGGTGCAGTGAGTAGCATCCCAAACCCTCAGCCAGAAacattcaagtcccaccccaggacatgATGGTAAAGGGATTTGTGTTCAGAACGCAGCCCAGCAGATTGAttatcaacctgcacatctttccaaCACACGGCAATGGCAGACAGTAAGAGATGGAGAAATTCCTGGTCATCCATATGATGGAAAAAAATTTGAAGCCTCTACTATGACTATCTTAAATGCCAGACTACGTTATACACGCAAGAATACATGTTGCCACAGCCACTCGGTGAACTTTAACGTACCACTGCTACATAATTAGTTGAAGAAAGTGGAAACCTGTTAACATCAGATCATGGATTTGAAATTGGCCCTCATCACTCAAGTTTCACAGATGAGAAACCAGTGCCAAGAGAACCAATTTTGGGAACCAAGATcctgggcgggtttctctgagcccgggccaggccagagaatcacaccaACCGGTGCGAATGGCGCCTtgcagccccgatgccgggacacgattctccgcagagcagagaatcaacGGCATTGGCGCTGGTGCAATCGGCGCGCCACTggccgggggccgctctatggggCCCCTTCCGgtgattctcggcctgggatgggccgagcgaccgtatCAAAACACCCGAGTCCCGCCTGCGCCATTCAAATctgctcttagccggcgggacctcggcgtggaagggtccggagtcggccagtcgggggggaggggtgtccgacccgaggggggggggggggtgcctctgctgtggcctggcccgcgatcggggcccaccgatcggcgggccaaccTTTCGGCCTGGGGGCatcctttcttccgtgccggcccctgtagccctgcgccatgttgcgtcaggggcggcgcggagaagggagccactgcgcatgagcaTGTTGGTGCCGATTCCACTGCGCGTGTGCGGACCCcgtggcgcccagttgacgccgggatcagcagctggagccgcctgggttgctccagtgctgtggtggtcccctgtaggggccaaaatttctgatcctgaggccatgttgacgccgtcgagaaacacggtGGCGTTTCtaatggcatcaacacttagcctcaggatcagagaatcacgccccctatGCCCAAAGTACAGCTGCCTGACAGAAAACTGACCTGATAATAGATTCAGCAATTACTCAAGTTTCTTATTTTTGTAGATCCGTCATTTACTTTAGGTGCCTTTCCAGTGAGGCAAGTGGcctgatatattttttaaatgagcaaCCTGTCTCTGGAAAAAGCTGCCAAATAATATTACTGAGGCCCAGGTCCAATTTGGGACTGTCCTCAGGCCGCCTGACTGAGAGCTGCACTCTGTACTCAGCACCAATTTCAAGACCTAAAGGAAATTAAACTGTTATACGCTTGAGGTTTATTTTGATAACATTTACTAATAGTCCATTTCTGAGCATAAAATTTTAATTATTTTCCTTTGTAAAGTTAAGAGATGTTTTCACTATGTTATTATTCAGTAAAATTCCTGAAAAATTAAAGAATAATCAGGTTTTAAAAAAATCGATACTTGTTAAAATGAATGCTTTCATCGGTTGTTACCGTAAAAGCGCATTAAGGGTATGGTAGATATAGTCAGAATGAAATTTGCAAAACTTATTACATTTATAAACAGAGGAAGGTAAAGTAATATTATAACATCACTGTTCATGCTTACTACTATAAACCTATAGCTTTTAATAGCAGTGAAGGCCACAATTATACATACTAGAGATCCATGTGTGAGTTGGAAGAAGAGTGAGAAGAAGGTGAGGCAGTTCTTCCCCAACTTGATGACGATGAATTATTTGTGAAACTACAAACCTATCTGGATGCACCAAACTAAAATCTACCTATCACATCCCACTAGAAACAGAAACACTCTCAAACGTCTTTCTCCTGGATAAATATCTAAAAAATATAGCCATGAGAACCAGCAATTATTTGCTATTTTATTAGGAAGAAATTCAACCCATTTTGAGTTAGCTACTTTTAAAGTATTAAATATAATTTAAAGGAATTAAAATACTTGCCTTCTCACGAAAACGATCCTTGAGGGCAGCTATATGGGCTTTGCGATTTTCGTTACAAATTTCCATCTTCTGATTTAACTTTCTTTCAGTGGTTCTGCTGAAGTCGCAGTTATCCACAATCGCCCTGTGTAGAACTATGCGCCTATGTTGCTGCTTTTCTGCAAGTTGCTGCAGAAGTTGCATCTCCTGGGACTGTGAATTCACATAATGATAATCGTTATGCCGAGGTAAGTGGGATAGATAGCAGATAGCAGCAAAAACGTTCCGCTGGCCTCAAAGAAAGCGGCCCAAAAAAGAATTCAATGAATTCTACAGCGTGGATTAACCCTTTCCTCACATCAGTTTATTTCAGATGTCAGGTCCAGAGGATCTCCAAGAGACAGGCAGGGTTGATGTTTACGAGCAGGGTAAACAGCCAATCACACTGAAACACGATCAATCAACAGCAAACCTGAAGATATGAAACACTGAATCCCCTCCTCTTTAATTTTAGATTTTTATGACCACAAAATAAatgattgggaaaaaagaatgagATTAAAGCAGATGATTAAATATCAAGCacgagcagcacagtggcgcagtgggttagccctgttgcctcacggcgccgaggtcccaggttcgatcccggctctgggtcactgtccgtgtggagtttgcacattctccccatgtttgcatgggtttcgcccccacaacccaaagatgtgcaggctaggtggattggccacgctaaattgccccttaattgtaaaaagtgaattgggtactctaaatttatttttaaaataaataaataaataaatatttaataaataaataaaaaacaaactttttaaaaaatgaaaatatgGAGAATTTCATATCATAATGGAGATATTTGGCATTTAACAAATATAAAATCACTCTTTCAGTGCAAGTGAAGTTGTTTATCAGTAATTGTGAATTGAATACACCGTTAATAAAACACAGTTACATCTTATTCAACAAGTATAACTTTTTCAATGGTATTTACAGCAAAACTAAGGCTCAAATTTTCCAGTTCTCCACCCCAGATTTTCTTAGGACCGAGGTGGCAACCATTGGTCACCAGGAGGACCTTCCGGTCCTACCAATGTCAATAGCAATTTGCATGGCTCACTTGTCCCGCCATTAAGGAACCCGCAGCAGGGTCAACCTCAGTGGGATCAGAAGATTCATCTGCAGGAAGGTGTGGAAAATCCTGCATTAGCGTGTAAGACTGGAAGTTCTTACCAGCAAATTCTGGAGaatgcacataagaacataatgtGAGTGATCATTTGCTCCTTAGAGCCTACTCCATCGTTCCACAAGATCGTGCCACCTGGACAAcgtagcactgccagcctggcaccctggcaccttcagcctggcaatgccaggttggcacccaggtggcactgccaagctgcccaggtggtactgccagttgacaggggcattgccatggtgccaggctggcactaccaAGTGCCAAGCTGTCATGTTTTGCACGGCAGAGATTAGGCAGGGGGTGTCATGCATGGGGGCCCTCCCGAGGACACTCTTGTGGTGAGCTTTGGCTTGGGGGAGGTTCGCAGGTCACGTCAGGAGCTCAGGActttttaaaatggtgtcccgatctctccttgcactgaggagttctggcgagtggagcgCCTCAGTGCCGAGaacggggctaagtgtggccttggccacTCGTTCCTCGCTGAGGCTCCTGATCTAGCCGGATGTGCATTTGATAGAGCTCCGAATGCCAGGAAACATCGGGCTATTGCACGCTACGGAACTCTGTCCTCATTCAGGTCGATCGCACACAACATTTCTTAATTCCCGTAGTACCCCAACATCTTTTGACCTCTGTTTTGAATATTCTCAATATCTAAGCACCTACTACTGTCTGGGGTGGAAAATTACAAATATTTACAATCCTCTGACTGAAAGAAACTCCTTATCACCGTCCTAATTGCACAACCCTGTGATCTGTACCAGGGAAAACATTTtttcagcatctatcctgtccagctACTTAGAGTTTCATGTTTCAATTAGATGACTCCTTCTGCCAAGCTCCAAGGAATATGGATCTAGTCTACTCAATGTCTTCTCATAGGATAGTCCCTTCATTCCATGAGCCagtcttaacatagaacatagaaaatgcagcacagaacttgtgaacctttgttgcactccctctcggGCAAGTATGTCCTGCCTTAGGCAAGGAGACAGAAACTGCAGACAGTACTGCAGGTGTAGCCTCGCCAGTGTCTTGTATGATTGTAGTTAAGAATTCTTTACTTTTCCAATCTATTTGTAATGAAAGCTAGCATACCAGTTGGCATGCAcagttaaatgcagaaatccagaagttgctatCGGTGATTTTAAGCTTCTCCAGAGGGTGCACGGTTGAGATTCCCCCAGAATGCAATCAATTGGAAATCTTTCAGTGGAGTAATGATGGCAAATGCTGACAGGTTTGAAgtcattattttaaaaagtccTTGGCATTCAGTTCaacagaaactgtttccacttgcAGAAGGGACAATaaccaaaggacacagatttaaggtaagtgacAAAATAACCATTGGGGAAATTATTTATAGGCTTCAAGTTGTTATGATCCAGAATGCATTGCTTGAAAGGataatggaagcagattcagtagtagctttcaagagggaattggatacaGCCATTAAAGGAAAATGTTAAGGTCCATGTGAAAGAAAAGGGGAGCTAACACAGACTATTCTATTTCAATCATGTTTCACTGGACAGAATGGTCTCTTCCTTTGTTCAGTaataagccttacaacaccaggttaaagtccaacaggtttgtttcaaacacgagctttcggagcactgctccttcctcaggtgaatgaagagatagctCTACATTCACCTgagtaaggagcagtgctccgaaagatcgtgtttgaaacaaacctgttggaatttaacctggtgttgtaagacttcttcctgggctcaccctagtccaacgccggcatctccacatcatgtcttcctttgttgtATCATTTCTATAATCAGTGACG
This genomic interval carries:
- the LOC119969504 gene encoding stathmin-3-like isoform X2; translated protein: MKELSMLSLICSCFYTQPHPNTINKIGDMEVKAINKRASGQAFEVILKPQSTDLSPDHPVSPKKKEISLEELQQQLDAAEDRRKSQEMQLLQQLAEKQQHRRIVLHRAIVDNCDFSRTTERKLNQKMEICNENRKAHIAALKDRFREKERHAAEVRRNKVLREELSG